The sequence TACAAGCGGTACAGTAACCGGAGTAGTTTTCAAAGAAGGGAAACCATATCTGCAGGTCGGAGGGCTGGAGATAGATCCGGACAACCTGCTGAACATTAAGTAAGAAAAATTTAATAAAGTATGGTGATTTCTAACGCTTTTTAGGAGGAAAAAAATGTTAAGTTCATTATTTGCAGGTATTAGCGGATTAAATGCCCACCAGGCAGCATTGTCTGTCATTGGGAACAACATTGCGAATGTAAACACAGTAGGTTTTAAGTCAAGCAGGACAAGTTTTTCTGATATTCTAAGCCAAAGTCTTTCTGGAGGCGGTCAGATAGGTAGAGGTGTAAAACTTCAAACCGTAAGTCCAATGTTTACACAGGGTTCTTTTCAAAGTACATCCAACGTTACCGATCTTGCTATTGATGGGAACGGGTTCTTTATAGTAGAGAACTCTAATGGCAGATTTTATACGCGGGCAGGTCAGTTTTCTTTTGACAATGACGGAAGTCTGGTTACAAACGATGGATCAAAAGTAAAAGGTTACACCATAGACCAAAATGGCAATACAAGCGGGAGTTTGACTGATATAAACTTGTCATCAACATCTTCTTCTCCAAAGGCTACTGAATCTATTACTATGGCGGTTAACCTTGATTCAAGTGAGGCAGTCCAATCTTCTTTTGATGCAACAGATCCAGAGAGTACATCTAACTTTTCCTCATCTGTTACTGTTTATGACTCACTAGGCAACGGACATCTAACGACAGTTTATTTTAATAAGACTTCAGAAAATAGCTGGGATTGGCATGCACTTGTTGATGGCAGCGACTTGACGGGTGGGACCGCAGGAATAATGCAGGAAACTGCTTCTGGTAGCATTACATTTAATGACAGTGGTGCACTTGATACGGAAACTATTAACGCATCTGATTTCGATTTTAACAGCGGTGCACAGCAGAACCAGTCTATATCATTGGATTTTGGTACAAGCATAACAACAGATTCAGGGAACGGGCTTGATGGTACTACGCAATTTGCTGCGGCATCGGCTACCAATTTTCAAGATCAGGATGGTTATAGCTCTGGATCTCTTCAGAGCATTTCTATAGATAGCGAAGGAATAGTGTCTGGTATGTTTTCAAATGGTGCGGCAAAAAATCTCTATAAGGTAGCCCTTGCAAGCTTCAAAAATGATGGGGGGCTTACCAGTGTTGGAGGTAATATGTATGCAGAAAGTAAAGATTCAGGACTTCCAATTATAGGGATGGCTAACTCTGCAGGGTTCGGTAATATCAATTCTAGCAGCCTGGAACTTTCAAATGTCGATCTTTCACAGGAATTTGTAAATCTGATAACTATACAGAGAGGATTTCAGGCAAATTCCAAGGTGATTACTGTCGGTGATGAAATGCTTCAGGATCTTGTAAATCTTAAGAGATAATTCTTAGTTTGGCCCTGTCAATTGCTGACAGGGCCTTCCTTTCATTTTTAATACTATTATCAAATACCATTAGCGTCAGCGGATTGACTTATAATCAGTAAATTGACGAATATATAAATTGTCTGGCTATGTTAATAGTCACATCTCTTAGGGTTTGTTTTCTGATTATCTTCTGATGTTAGTTAACATACTGATTGTTAATGACAATCAATTATATGTATGTTCGAAATATTTATTCTTATTTTATTCTAAAAAAAGAAACCTTTGGCATAACCCTTGCTTAATCACTTCTATCAAAGGGCACAGTTATATTTTGGAGAAATAAGGAGAATAGTATGGATGAAGAAAAAAAAGCAGTTGAAGATAAGGCAGCAGATAAAAAAACACCTGATAAGGATAAAGTAAAAAAAATTTCTGGAGAACCTGGCAAAGGTACCAAAAAGAAATTTTCGCTTAAGATGATTTTAATAATTTCAGGAGTAATCCTTGCTTTAGGTGGCGCATCTTTGGCTGCTATAACTTATTTTAAAAAAAGTTCTCCTGCAGAATCAGAAACAAACGTCACAAATGAGGATCTTTCTGCAATAAAAACGGAAAACTACAAATTAGAAACCTTTATTGTGAATCTTACAGATAGCGAGAGGAATAAATATCTCAAAGTTACTATGGAACTTGAAATTGCGGGTCTTAAGGCTAAGGAAGATATAGAAACAAACCTCTCAAAGATCAGAGATGTAATTGTTTTATTCCTTTCAGCAAAAAGTTTTGATGAGGTTAAGTCAATAGAAGGAAAAATAGATCTTAAAACAGAGTTGGTTAAAAGAATCAATGCTTCATTAAAATCAAGTGTTGTAAGGGAAATATATTTCACTGAGTTCGTTGTTCAATAAATATTAAGGGGAAGACTTGAACCAAATACTTTCACAAGAAGAAGTAGATGCCCTATTAAATGGCATAAAGTCTGGAGATGTAACGACAGAAAGCACAGTTAAGGACAACAGATAT is a genomic window of Candidatus Schekmanbacteria bacterium containing:
- the flgF gene encoding flagellar basal-body rod protein FlgF; amino-acid sequence: MLSSLFAGISGLNAHQAALSVIGNNIANVNTVGFKSSRTSFSDILSQSLSGGGQIGRGVKLQTVSPMFTQGSFQSTSNVTDLAIDGNGFFIVENSNGRFYTRAGQFSFDNDGSLVTNDGSKVKGYTIDQNGNTSGSLTDINLSSTSSSPKATESITMAVNLDSSEAVQSSFDATDPESTSNFSSSVTVYDSLGNGHLTTVYFNKTSENSWDWHALVDGSDLTGGTAGIMQETASGSITFNDSGALDTETINASDFDFNSGAQQNQSISLDFGTSITTDSGNGLDGTTQFAAASATNFQDQDGYSSGSLQSISIDSEGIVSGMFSNGAAKNLYKVALASFKNDGGLTSVGGNMYAESKDSGLPIIGMANSAGFGNINSSSLELSNVDLSQEFVNLITIQRGFQANSKVITVGDEMLQDLVNLKR
- a CDS encoding flagellar basal body-associated FliL family protein, with the protein product MDEEKKAVEDKAADKKTPDKDKVKKISGEPGKGTKKKFSLKMILIISGVILALGGASLAAITYFKKSSPAESETNVTNEDLSAIKTENYKLETFIVNLTDSERNKYLKVTMELEIAGLKAKEDIETNLSKIRDVIVLFLSAKSFDEVKSIEGKIDLKTELVKRINASLKSSVVREIYFTEFVVQ